The sequence CAGCGGCCGCATGATGCATTTTAATACCCAGGTCAATGATGCCCATCTGAATACCCATTACGGTGACGGCATCATTATTGCTACCCCAACCGGTTCAACCGCGTATGCCCTGTCTTGTGGTGGCCCGATCTTGTCGCCCGCCCTGCCGGTCATCTCATTGACTCCGATCTGCCCGCATACCTTGTCTGACCGTCCGATCGTTGTTCCCTCGAGCTCGAGCATCGAACTCACGCTACACAAACGCACCGAGGTCGCTGATGTGAGTCTGGATGGACTCGATCTGGGCACCCTTGAAAACAATATGCGTCTGGTCATTAATGCATCCGAACATGGTTTACGTTTGATCCATCCACCACATTACAATTATTACGCTGTGCTGCGCAGTAAACTGCATTGGGGCCAGCAACAATCACGCTAAGAAAACATCAACATGTTGTTACATTTACACATTCGCCATTTTGCCATTATTGATGCACTCGAACTCGAACTCGATCAGGGTTTCAGTGTATTAAGCGGTGAAACGGGTGCAGGAAAATCAATCTTACTCGACGCCCTAGGCTTGATC is a genomic window of Gammaproteobacteria bacterium containing:
- a CDS encoding AAA family ATPase yields the protein MLLHLHIRHFAIIDALELELDQGFSVLSGETGAGKSILLDALGLI